One window of the Methanocaldococcus vulcanius M7 genome contains the following:
- a CDS encoding helix-turn-helix domain-containing protein, which yields MNEFILDRLKKFTIEDLMRCILGLQEIEIRIYFDLLENGEGSVLDVAERVNRDRTTVQKALRSLMNCGLVNRKKITETVGYKYIYSAVELDKVGEIMEELLDEWYSNVKKWLNYFKENRCNNSQI from the coding sequence ATGAATGAGTTTATTCTTGATAGATTAAAGAAGTTTACTATTGAAGATTTGATGAGGTGTATTTTAGGATTACAAGAAATTGAAATAAGGATATATTTCGACCTACTGGAAAATGGAGAAGGTAGTGTGTTAGATGTTGCTGAGAGAGTTAATAGGGATAGAACCACTGTTCAAAAAGCTTTGAGGAGTTTAATGAACTGTGGATTAGTAAACAGAAAAAAAATAACTGAGACAGTTGGTTATAAATATATATATAGTGCGGTTGAGTTAGATAAAGTAGGAGAGATTATGGAAGAACTGCTGGATGAGTGGTATAGTAATGTTAAAAAATGGTTAAATTATTTCAAAGAGAATAGGTGCAATAATAGTCAAATATGA
- a CDS encoding secondary thiamine-phosphate synthase enzyme YjbQ gives MLFVQKIITKNREEFVDITEVVISAISKSGVKSGIAVIYTPHTTAGITINENADPSVKYDMIKFLSSKIPRNWDFTHLEGNSDAHIKSSLIGCSETVIIEDGKPLLGTWQGIFFAEFDGPRNRTIYIKILEDK, from the coding sequence ATGTTATTTGTCCAAAAAATAATAACAAAAAATAGAGAAGAGTTCGTAGATATAACTGAGGTTGTGATCTCCGCAATTTCAAAATCAGGAGTCAAAAGTGGAATAGCGGTTATCTACACTCCTCACACAACTGCGGGAATAACCATCAACGAAAATGCAGATCCTTCGGTAAAATATGATATGATTAAATTCTTATCATCAAAAATTCCAAGAAATTGGGATTTTACGCACTTAGAGGGAAATTCCGATGCACATATAAAAAGTTCACTAATTGGCTGTTCAGAAACAGTTATTATTGAAGATGGAAAACCTTTATTAGGCACTTGGCAGGGCATATTCTTTGCAGAATTTGACGGTCCAAGAAATAGAACTATTTATATAAAAATTTTGGAAGATAAGTAA
- a CDS encoding glycosyltransferase family protein, with amino-acid sequence MKLDYRLPLLLLAIYIILGAFIQYSGISDFKSLPSPLYGGDYYYQMGEIWHIRDGGNPLDSSSMLGGVPGYLPVYGYLCAKFCDLFNLDTMKGMLYFSIVLFVVASVIWFCLFRVLFKDDWIALIGVILANGINVYPILKYTNFTHQVMIPLFILFLYLSFKERRSIYYALLGLIYGLLTLSHMIAFVGATLIIATFVIYEIYKNKNNILEYLKENIKNWVVFGIVAFPVLMLYWYKPIFVYHLHRPYDRFHMDIMDFGRLDVQIKFLFNTIKSYLFNFSSIGGAITTLLLWIGIYGYFKLEKNDLKEFLKVFAIGSLISTFSYFITEPLFHINFIPNYMSYFYLWATTILFATFGLNYLKINLQLTETLNKKIAVFGIVFVILFANSAYAFINYIENDKWANVGKEPMPEMYISLQHYLLTHTSVNDVILSTKELSFVINAISGRKVMVDRWAQQNDPYINLPQRDMDAAVILYGNDTKKKLELIKKYHIKYLYWDYNWINTEFQIDKYGRIVGIFDPLMTYDTEKNREYLNEYDVKYIPMYFWIDPSCRSKDIRKFHLLIISPQNYYNFTNPWKPDLNKYLVEVWNYTKDGKTLAVLYKIKVN; translated from the coding sequence ATGAAATTAGATTATAGATTACCCTTATTACTGCTTGCAATATATATAATTCTTGGTGCATTTATTCAATATAGTGGAATCTCCGACTTCAAATCTCTTCCATCTCCACTTTATGGAGGAGATTACTACTACCAAATGGGAGAAATATGGCACATAAGAGATGGTGGAAATCCATTAGATAGTTCTTCAATGCTTGGAGGAGTTCCTGGCTATCTTCCAGTTTATGGTTACCTCTGTGCTAAGTTTTGTGATCTATTTAATTTAGATACAATGAAAGGAATGCTATATTTTTCAATAGTGTTATTTGTTGTAGCAAGTGTTATATGGTTCTGTCTATTTAGAGTTCTATTTAAAGATGATTGGATTGCATTAATTGGGGTTATCTTAGCGAATGGGATAAATGTCTATCCAATATTGAAATATACAAACTTTACTCATCAAGTTATGATTCCACTGTTTATATTATTCCTTTATCTCTCATTCAAAGAGAGAAGATCCATATATTACGCATTATTGGGATTGATCTATGGTTTATTAACATTATCACACATGATTGCGTTTGTTGGAGCGACTTTGATAATAGCAACTTTTGTTATTTATGAGATTTATAAAAATAAAAATAACATTTTGGAATATTTAAAAGAAAATATAAAAAATTGGGTAGTTTTTGGAATTGTTGCATTTCCTGTATTAATGCTCTATTGGTATAAGCCGATATTTGTTTACCACCTACATAGACCCTATGACAGATTTCACATGGATATTATGGATTTTGGAAGATTAGACGTGCAAATAAAGTTTTTATTCAACACAATAAAAAGTTATTTATTTAATTTTAGTTCAATTGGTGGAGCGATAACAACACTGTTACTATGGATCGGAATTTATGGGTATTTTAAACTGGAGAAAAATGATTTAAAAGAATTTTTAAAGGTCTTTGCTATTGGATCTCTTATCTCTACTTTTAGCTACTTCATAACTGAACCCCTATTTCACATAAACTTCATTCCGAACTATATGTCCTACTTTTATCTCTGGGCAACGACAATATTATTCGCTACATTTGGATTAAACTATTTAAAAATAAACTTACAACTAACTGAAACTCTGAACAAAAAAATTGCCGTGTTTGGGATTGTATTTGTGATATTATTTGCAAACTCTGCATATGCATTTATCAATTATATAGAAAATGACAAATGGGCTAATGTTGGAAAAGAGCCAATGCCTGAGATGTATATATCTTTACAACACTATCTTCTGACTCATACAAGTGTAAACGATGTTATACTCTCAACCAAAGAGTTAAGTTTTGTAATAAACGCGATAAGTGGAAGAAAAGTTATGGTTGACAGATGGGCTCAACAGAACGATCCATATATAAACCTTCCTCAGCGAGACATGGATGCTGCGGTAATACTATACGGCAATGACACAAAGAAAAAATTGGAACTAATAAAAAAATATCATATAAAATATTTGTATTGGGATTATAACTGGATAAATACCGAGTTCCAAATAGATAAATATGGAAGGATAGTTGGTATATTTGATCCACTAATGACTTATGATACAGAAAAAAATAGGGAATATCTGAATGAATATGATGTTAAATACATTCCAATGTATTTCTGGATCGATCCTTCTTGTAGAAGTAAAGATATTAGAAAGTTCCATCTCCTTATAATATCTCCTCAAAACTACTATAACTTTACAAATCCATGGAAGCCCGACTTAAACAAATATTTGGTTGAGGTCTGGAATTATACAAAAGATGGGAAGACATTAGCAGTGTTGTATAAGATTAAGGTGAATTAA
- a CDS encoding glycosyltransferase family 2 protein has translation MSHEIKKVSIVIPAYNEEKAIGKTLELIKNTIEKIKGYDFEIIVVDNNSSDSTGKIAKSLGAKVVFERNKGYGNAYKKGLKEAGGDIIITGDADGTYPFEDIPKFLQIIEKNNVDFINTDRFANLEKNSMPFINYIGNKVLTFLINMIYNVNIKDSQSGMWIFKREVIEKMNFDIMSEGMPFSQEIKLYAIYLGFKFLEIPITYRKRIGKKKLDPVKDGIDNFINLLKFRKKLKSVKQ, from the coding sequence ATGAGCCATGAGATAAAAAAAGTGTCAATTGTGATCCCTGCATATAACGAGGAGAAAGCAATTGGAAAAACTCTCGAATTAATAAAAAATACTATAGAAAAAATTAAAGGGTATGATTTCGAAATAATAGTGGTAGACAATAATTCCTCGGATAGTACTGGAAAAATCGCTAAGAGCTTAGGAGCGAAAGTTGTATTTGAGCGTAATAAAGGATATGGCAACGCATATAAAAAAGGTTTGAAAGAAGCAGGAGGAGATATAATAATTACAGGAGATGCAGATGGAACTTATCCTTTTGAGGATATTCCAAAATTTTTACAAATTATTGAAAAAAATAATGTTGATTTTATAAATACGGATAGATTTGCAAATTTAGAAAAAAATTCAATGCCTTTTATAAATTATATCGGGAACAAGGTCTTAACCTTTTTGATAAATATGATCTATAATGTAAATATAAAAGATTCCCAATCCGGAATGTGGATATTTAAAAGAGAGGTTATTGAAAAAATGAATTTTGATATTATGAGTGAAGGAATGCCATTTTCCCAAGAAATAAAGTTATATGCCATATATTTGGGATTCAAATTTTTAGAAATTCCAATTACTTATAGAAAAAGGATAGGTAAGAAAAAACTAGATCCCGTAAAAGATGGTATTGATAATTTTATTAACTTATTAAAGTTTAGAAAAAAACTTAAATCAGTAAAACAGTAA